In Lolium rigidum isolate FL_2022 chromosome 7, APGP_CSIRO_Lrig_0.1, whole genome shotgun sequence, the DNA window TTTCAATTGTATGAACATCTTTCTCTTATATGATTTTTTAACCGGTTAAAAAAATAACAACTCTATATATTTTCTATCAACAATTTCAAAACTCTATTAAATTGTTAAAGAAATCTATAACTATTAAGGAGGCGCCGCACGTCCTCTGCAAGTGGCCGCAAGCCGTCCAACCATATTCACCGCTCACTACTGCGTCGGTCAACGGGGCAGCATGAAGCAATCACGTGCTTGGCCAGGCCCATTAGCGAGGGCAAGATGTTTTGGGGTTTTTTCGCGGGTTTTTGTTTctagttttctgctgtttttcttTGGTTTATTCTTGTGTTCTTCATTTTTTTTGCtggtttttctattttttcaaccAGTTTTTTTGACTTTTCCAATTttcaatattttctttatttttgaattttatttttaatattttagaGTTTGCTTTTTCAATTTGAATTTTTCCGATAggattttaaatttaaactttttTAAGTTTGAACTATTTATATTTGAACACTTTTCAAGTTTAAACAATTTCCAAGTTTGAACAGAAAGAAAAAGGAGAGAAACGTAGTACCTTTCTGTTGGGCCGCGTTTGGAGTGGTCCATAAATTCGCCGCTTCAGGCGGCCGTTACGCTCGTTCTCGCGACAAATACTATGTCCCGACCATATCGGTGGCTACCAAGTACCGCATACAACTAAGCATTGGTGATGGGGTTGgccctttttccttttcttttcttttcttttcttttttaatttctttCCTCTTtcggtttctattttttcagattcAAAAATTGCTAATATTTTCAGAAACGTTCATATtgcaaaattttaaaatttgaacattttttaaaatataaaagaattcaaatttagaaaattgttcaaatttaaaatattcaaattttgaaattgtttaaattagatttttctgaatttttaaatTAGTttgattaaaaaatgttcaaatttgtatttattcatattcaaaaaatcaaattatAAATGTTTcatattaataaaatgttaaaaataaaaaataaaaaagaaacataaTAGGAACAacatgaaagaaaaaaaagataaatGCAAAAAAGAAATTAATGGGCCGGCTCAACATCCCCCGACCATGGGTGTGCGGTCGCTCGTACCCACCGACCCGATTCGGGGGCTTCTCTACACCAACGTGGTCGGCGGTTAAGGGGCACCGCACAGGCGCACACCCAGCGTTCATTATGCCACGACCCATGAGAATGtacgtttctttttattttttatgtttcttttctgttaattcttttcttttttcaatgtctaacatttaaaaaaaaatactTGGAGGATAAAGCTTCAAAAATGTTCAGGCTCGAAATTTTTTGATATTAaaaacattttcatatttttattttttaattgcttctgaaattttgaacatttttagaatttaaacatttttacaATTTTAAAAATTCCAATGGTTTAACATATTTTAGTATAAAcattttctaaatttgaacattttttaaatttgaacttttcttagtagtgaacatttttcaaatttaaacatttcttattagtgaatatttttcaaatttgaacatttcttcGTAGTGAACATTttctcaaatttgaacattttttaattgaaTTCTTTTGAATTTCAAGTGTTTTTAggatttgaaaaacaaaatataaataaaaaattattagaaaagaaaacagaaaaaaccagaaaaataaataaaaagaaaagaaagagaataaataaaaaataaaaaaggaaaaaacagaAATGGGCCGGACCATATACCCGACGAGGGTgtgctggtcggtgtataggattctcCACCCGTCCCGTTAAAAGCTTGTTAAGCCTTACTATTCGCTTGGGCCAACCAAAGTGCATAAGTTGTTTATCTTTAGATTTGAGCTAAATAGATTCGTATTTCTTCGGAGCCTTTGAAAGGCCCAACGGGCCAGGGTTGCATTGAGATTAGCCCAAAAGAGGGTTCTCCTCCTTCCCCGTCTGTTCAGCAGCCTTTCACCATCGCCGACGTGGACTCCGGTGGCACCGGCCACCGGGAGACGCCTGCCTCTGAGACTACCGCTCTCACCAAGTATGAAACTCATCGACGTTGCTTGTTTCCGGTCTCCACTTCCTGTATTCCAGTGATGAAATGATATGGCTTACTCTCTAGTCACCACCGATGTGTTCTTGCTTGGTTAATTTAATCACTGGGGCAAGCCTTGTTCCCTCCGATTAATTGAGCTGTTGCTCAATAGCCGGTGTGTTCTCAGTACTGAGTTTGTTGCTCCCGTTCTGGTTTCTCGACGAGCTGAAACCCTTCTGAATAGCTGCCACACTGCATTCTCCTATNNNNNNNNNNNNNNNNNNNNNNNNNNNNNNNNNNNNNNNNNNNNNNNNNNNNNNNNNNNNNNNNNNNNNNNNNNNNNNNNNNNNNNNNNNNNNNNNNNNNAATGTGCAAAATCCGTTATAGAGACGTGTTGCTGACGGTTTGCAGGACCATGGTGAACCTCGCGTCACAGATGGACCGGCTGACAGTTAGGCAAGTGCGTCATAGATCTATGACGACTTTGTGCTGGCCTAGAACCCACCCGGCCCGCTCCGCTGTGACACCTTTGGCTGTCGCGGATTGGCTTGTGGTATAAAGAAGGCAACAGATTGATACAAGGACTTCTAAGCAACCATGGACTGCAATTGGGCAAAAGGGATGGAAAGAAAAGTTAACCATGATGGATTCTTAGTATTATTTTTTGAAACATTTGGTTTTGTGTTTATTTGAAAGTACAAATACATTGTCATGCTATTTGCAAGAACCTAGACATCCTAATGTTATGTCTAATGTCAATCCAACAATGAATGACCTGCAACGACTAAGAATGTATTCATGAGAATCACTTCTTCAAAAGGTAGATTTATTCTTTGAAGAACTTCATATTCCTAGCTTTAACATGCCGGATGAAGGAATGGCAAATTTTTACCCCTGCTGCAGTGTTGGTGGAGATGTGCTTCCCGTCAATGATATTGTCAAAAAATGTGTTGTAAAGTAAAATGGGAGAGAAATTCATTATTGATTTCCTAATTTAGTATTGCTTGCATCTCTATGTATTGACATATAACCTATTTATTTCACAGAAGTTTCTGATCCAAAATGGAATGAATTGTGATTTGAGACATTTTTGTTCAATTTGACTTATAAAGCATTTGGGAACTTACGTTTATCTTTAAAACCTAGAGTAGCATTATCAGTAAGTGAGAATTTTTGGGTCTCTAATTTGACATTAATGGGTGGGCGATCTGTGACCCAAAGTGTTACCTTCTCCTATATTTATGTACTCCTTCCCTCCAACGAACAATGTcaaaaatttatcaaaatttaaatgtatctaactgtagatatatctaaatttagaaagAAATTAGATAATTTTCATGGGATGGGGGGAGTACAATTTATACATATTTCTAGCTTTATTGTTTTGCACAATTTTTCTACCATTTCGATGATCATAAGATCATTGGCTACATGGTTTCGCAGCAACCCACGGGGCATCATCCAGTATCTAAACGAGCATCACCAGAGCCAGGAGTATATACCTTATGGCTTCCCCGCCACCTTCTCTCCTACGCCAAATTGCGAAGCTTGGCAGGCGCCGTACACCAGGAGCAAACAAGACATGGTGATCTCGGTCGGCAGTCACCGCCGCTCTATACGCGATGCCGTGCTCGGCGGGCGTCGCGAGCTGTACAAGCCCCTCCGCTGTGCCTCCTTCTACGACGGCGACGCGGGAGGCGGGATTCCCAGCGACGGCCTCGCCGCCGCGCTCTCCGAAGCAACTGGGAGCGTATCCCTCTTCGGGACCGACGGCGGGAAGAAGGCGAGGAACGTGCTCATCCTGATGAGCGACACCGGTGGCGGCCACCGCGCCTCCGCCGAGGCCCTCCGCGACGCCTTCCGTCTCGAGTACGGAGACGCCTACCAGGTCCGCCCCATGCATGCCCCCCTTCCATCCTTAATCCTCTCCTCTCCCAAGTCCCAAGTTACGGCTTCAATTTCGTTGTCAATATGTCAGCTTAGTGCAGGTGTTCGTCAGGGACATTAATATTGGTTCTGCGAAATCTGATTTGCTTAGCGCAGGTGTTCGTCAGGGATTTGGGGAAAGAGTACGGCGGCTGGCCGCTGAACGACATGGAGCGGTCGTACAAGTTCATGATCCGCCATGTCCGGCTATGGAAGGTGGCCTTCCATGGTACCTCCCCGCGCTGGGTTCACGGCATTTATCTCGCCGCACTGGCCTACTTCTACGCCAAGTACGAACCCCAGCACAGGGATTAATTCAACATTGACAATGCACGACCAGATTGTGCCCGTTGTTATTGTTGATAATTTGTTTGCATTTCAGTGAGGTGGTGGCCGGGATCATGAAGTACAAGCCGGACGTGATAATCAGCGTACACCCCCTCATGCAGCACATCCCACTATGGGTGCTCAAGTGGCAGAGCCTCCAGGCCAAGATTCCGTTCTTCACTGTCATCACCGACCTCAACACATGCCACCCAACATGGTAACCTCCCGGCCTCCCGGCATGGTGCAGATTGGGGCGTCCATTGTTTTTGCCAACTCTTGATTGATCAGGAGATGGAGTCGTCTGAACTTGACAGGTTCCACCAGGGCGTGACAAGGTGCTACTGCCCCTCGGCCGAGGTGGCTAAGAGGGCACTCATCCGAGGGCTCCAGCCATCGCAAATCCGTGTGTACGGCCTGCCGATCAGGCCGTCCTTCTGCCGCGCCGTGCTCGACAAGGTCGGTCAGTGAGCTTCGCATGCTTGCATTGCCTGGGCCATTAGCTCAACTAGCCAGGTTTGGTTGACAGGAAGAACTGAGGGAAGAACTTGATATGCACCCTGAACTACCTGCCGTTCTGCTGATGGGAGGCGGCGAGGGGATGGGTCCAGTGGAGGAGACAGCAATGGCCCTCGGCGAAGAGCTCTACGATCACCGGAGACGCCGGCCGGTCGGGCAGATCGTGGTCGTATGTGGCCGGAACCAGGCGCTGTGGTCCACCCTGCGGTGCCTGACGTGGAAGGTCCCGGTCAAGGTACCAGCATatgccgattttttttttttttttgagagcttGCATATGCCGAATCTAGCGAGGGTGATGCCTAGTTAGATGCGCATTTCAGGTGGATGCTCCCCATCACACTATACAGTATACACTTTGGTGCCGACTGACCTTTCGAGTGTCTTGTCCTCAGATTAGGCGGTTCGAAAAGCAGATGGAGAAGTGGATGGGCGCTTGTGATTGCATCATCACTAAGGTTTCTTTCCTCTTGCCAATAAGCTTTCCATCtcaattttttcttttcttttggctgTTGATTAATTGGAAATGAATTTACCTGATGGAGTTATGTCATATTTGTACAGGCTGGTCCTGGTACAATTGCAGAAGCCTTGATCAGAGGGCTTCCAGTTATTCTCAATGACTTCATCCCTGGACAGGTCTATATATGATTTATGCCACTATTAATTATATGGAGTTGCCCAATTATAAGATCCCTATTAAAAGGGATTTATTTACTAGAACTAGACACTCTGACAATCTGAACTGGCTCAATTATCGGTGCTGATTACTTTGCTATTAGGTAGGTCATCCGAGAGTGACAACTTGTTGCTGTTGTCACTAACTAGTGATTACCACTCACACAGATCTTACCAACTACTAGTACTATGTCTCTAGCTATAGCTCGCACTTCCTTTTATCATTAAGGAAGTCGGGAACTGGATATCAAATGGAACTGAATATCTGCACTTCCATTTATCATTCAGGAAGTTGGAAACGTGCCTTACGTCGTCGACAACGGCGCCGGCGTGTTCTGCAACGACCCAATGGAAGCTGCAAGACAAGTTGCCCGATGGTTCAGCACGGAAGCCGAAGACCTCAAGATGTACTCACACAACGCGCTCAAGTTAGCGCAGCCGGAAGCAGTGTTCGACATCATCAAGGACATCCACAAGCTCCAGCAGCAACCTGCTGCTTTAACCCGGGTCCCGTACTCCTTGACCTCATCATTCTCATACCATATATGAATTCGAGGAACCTTTTACAGAATAATCTCTGTCAACTGGATATGCCTTCAGACTTCGCAGTGCCTGGCTGCCTGCTCAACCTGTATATATAGGATTCGCATTCTTTCGACTTGGACTAGCTAGTTGTACGTTCATATATGTCAATGTAATAAGTTAATCCCAAGTTAATCTATTTCATTTCTTTTATCGAATTTCGTAGGTATTATCTCAGAAAGTAACTTTTTTAGTGGGATGTTAAGAAGTACTCATCTCGGAGGCAGATGATAGGATGTAATCGTCTGATATGACATGATGAGTGGGCTCTCCGCCTCCCCCTACCCCATTCCCCGACACCCCAACTATCGTTTGTAGGCCGAACTAAAGATTCATATCGTCCAGCGCGGAGACGATAAGGGTATAAAGTTCCGATACAGCCTGCCCTATGGACGATGCTCCCCAAGTGGGCCCATGACCAGGAGCCAAAGCAATACAAGAAAAGGTGAATTTATGTGTTATTGCGTACAAATCTCAAGAACTACATCCATCCAAGCAAGGCACCCCATCCATGGAGAGGAAGCTATGGAAAAATAAGAAGAGTAAGAAGAAGGAACAAAATGTGCCTACACCGGAGTCTACGGCCCCACAACGCCGGAGTCTCCACCTCACAACACAAGAGTCTCCGCCTCTAAGGGAGTCTCCACCTCGAGGAATTCCGACTTAGTGATGAAAGTTGGGTAAACGACAAAGATGAACCCGGAGATTTGAGTCCATATATTCTACCTGGAGTCTCCGACCTAAGTGCTAGGATCAGAGTCTCGGCGTACTACACCGGAATCTCTAGTCTAAGTGAATGTCCTGCATGCATGGAAACTGGGCAAGGCCCATAAAACCCCAAAAATTTCTCTTTTAATACCCAAGCTACCCCTATTTCATCGTTGGCTATATATATGCCACTACCCTCACTTGTAAACCTTCGAATGAGATCACATTAGACTTGAGCATGTGCTCTTACCACCCACTTGGGAAACCAAAGACCCATCTCCTTCGATTGAATCTATTGAGTTGTATCCCAAACCCTTTTTATGAAtttggtctctctctctctctctctctctctctctctctctcttgtggcTATTCTAGTATAGTGCTTGCTCACTCCCGCGGTCCGGATTCTACTTAAGTTGctactcactctctctctctctctctctccaagaGTGATTCTATCGAGTTCTTACCCATCTCTCAATTCAGTAATTCTATCATGTGGTCTCTCCTCAAGTGATTTTAATGGGGTGATGGTTCTGGGTAGGGTCGCAAACGGTGTGTCACATAAGCCTGCAAATTGCTCTGAATGTATGCCCTCCTTAAAATTACAAAGGCTAGTTTAG includes these proteins:
- the LOC124678568 gene encoding probable monogalactosyldiacylglycerol synthase 2, chloroplastic → MVISVGSHRRSIRDAVLGGRRELYKPLRCASFYDGDAGGGIPSDGLAAALSEATGSVSLFGTDGGKKARNVLILMSDTGGGHRASAEALRDAFRLEYGDAYQVFVRDLGKEYGGWPLNDMERSYKFMIRHVRLWKVAFHGTSPRWVHGIYLAALAYFYANEVVAGIMKYKPDVIISVHPLMQHIPLWVLKWQSLQAKIPFFTVITDLNTCHPTWFHQGVTRCYCPSAEVAKRALIRGLQPSQIRVYGLPIRPSFCRAVLDKEELREELDMHPELPAVLLMGGGEGMGPVEETAMALGEELYDHRRRRPVGQIVVVCGRNQALWSTLRCLTWKVPVKIRRFEKQMEKWMGACDCIITKAGPGTIAEALIRGLPVILNDFIPGQEVGNVPYVVDNGAGVFCNDPMEAARQVARWFSTEAEDLKMYSHNALKLAQPEAVFDIIKDIHKLQQQPAALTRVPYSLTSSFSYHI